CGCGAACCGTCCTCCCCTGGCCGTAGTATGCCAGTGGATGATGACAGCGATCCGTTACTAATTGTGCGACGGAGCACCCGCCGATGCAGCTTGCATCGGCGGGCACCGGGTCCAGGCGGAATGACGCGCGAAGCGTCAGAGGGAAAGCGAGGCGCGCTGCCTCAGAAACCGAGGCTTGCGAGCAGATCGTCCACCTGACCCTGATCCTGCACCACGTCCGTCTTGCCTTCCGGATTGATCTGCGGACCGTTCAGCAGACTCTGCGGGCTGCCCGTCGGCGACAGCGGCTCTTGCTGGGCTTCCGCCGCGAGCTGCTGGGCCGTTGCCGCGAACTGCTCGCGCCGCTCGGCCGCGATGTTGTCGATCAGCACGCCGAGCAGTTGTTGCTCGATCAGATACACGACGTCCGTGATCTTCTTGATGACCTGGCCCGTCAGATCCTGAAAGTCCTGCGCCATCATGATCTCGAGCATCTGCGCGTTGGTCGCCGTCGTCAGCTCCGGCACGCCGCGCAGGAAGGTGCGCGTGTCGTTCATCAGCGCGCGCACTTCCTCACGCTCGATGGGCGCCGCGTACCACTGCTCCCAGCGCGCGTCGAGTTCCGCTGCGTCCTGCTGCAGTTGCTCCTGCATCGGCTTCGCGACCTCGATCGCCGTCAGCACGCGCTCGGCGGCCTGCTCGGTCATCGTCGCGATGTACTTCAGACGGTCGCGTGCATCCGGCACCGCTTCCGCCGCGCGCTCGACATGCTTGTCGATGCCCAGCTCGCGCATCGAATCGCGCAGCGTGCGCGTCAGCTGTCCGATGCGGGCGAGGATGCGGTCGGTCGCGAGGTCGGTGCCGTCTTCCCGGGCGCCTTGCTCGTTGATCGGTGGGTTCACATCAGCTCCCCGTTTTTGCCATCTTCTCGAGAATCTTGTTGAGCTTCTCGTCGAGCGTCGCAGCCGTGAACGGCTTCA
This genomic interval from Paraburkholderia sabiae contains the following:
- the cheZ gene encoding protein phosphatase CheZ encodes the protein MNPPINEQGAREDGTDLATDRILARIGQLTRTLRDSMRELGIDKHVERAAEAVPDARDRLKYIATMTEQAAERVLTAIEVAKPMQEQLQQDAAELDARWEQWYAAPIEREEVRALMNDTRTFLRGVPELTTATNAQMLEIMMAQDFQDLTGQVIKKITDVVYLIEQQLLGVLIDNIAAERREQFAATAQQLAAEAQQEPLSPTGSPQSLLNGPQINPEGKTDVVQDQGQVDDLLASLGF